In Labrus mixtus chromosome 3, fLabMix1.1, whole genome shotgun sequence, a single window of DNA contains:
- the ushbp1 gene encoding colorectal mutant cancer protein isoform X1 — translation MEDLGLVRCDSLDTGTGSDWEVMAPIDHLTLDHEGSEPAAYLEPSQAELAQCEAEVGTLLNIIAELNKKMGSLKAPSESGDLRPPGPPGPLVPDLLSHRLARSSPERTTAYASSRTKGGSSVMWSKLQEVLSSVETSISCKRSWAAPITALDQDKHREHLRAAQESRVKATEILEDMEKVFGISCPSGPSKDQNQDYKLDLEKHDSAVRSSLQGHQEEQQRAQSSIGQMEEERSKLVGLHKSWRSGSLSPSYRSHTGPLSPDWASPPFPGSPLQSRRTSRAVTPLSLGGDGSPLGSVHSFSPCPSPVSSESEIERLNRCIERLKARNERLTAALERRKGESEQISVKLNRLEADCCALQTALKYSEECEEAYSELLSIYDSKKQQSIPDSAEKVVDMQQPDSPSDQLRKMGTEELSTSFSTAGGIEEAQTQSHTGQRIAEQVEREAFLLQQIERLKRDRAAICPPKQSPRDEAKMSPEVGHLAGMRGAPVTKESARPQDAKKEKASLFYELISVREEMSDLRALIRLKEKELRCLEWSLMAQKAQEAAGAFVPESLQEEPEDRTAEQQRLCENAANLGSVGDIASPRSRPILKELQAVLQREQALKKRLALVQDSLNSALTDSTSHRRDNGEHFARLTQAHSKALSSYRQIRRKYREQVWRLEQKVAAMMESHQQQSEAQKAAGEAMEWRREETVL, via the exons ATGGAG GATCTAGGCCTGGTTAGATGTGACAGCCTGGATACTGGGACGGGGTCTGACTGGGAGGTGATGGCCCCGATAGACCATTTGACCCTTGACCACGAGGGCTCTGAACCAGCAGCATACCTGGAGCCTTCGCAAGCAGAACTGGCACAGTGTGAGGCAGAAGTGGGAACACTGCTCAACATCATCGCTGAACTGAACAAGAAGATGGGCTCTTTAAAAGCTCCAAG TGAATCAGGGGATCTGAGACCCCCAGGACCACCTGGGCCTCTAGTTCCTGACCTTTTGTCCCACAGACTGGCTAGAAGCAGCCCAGAGAGGACCACTGCATATGCAAGCAGCCGAACAAAAG gGGGCAGTAGTGTAATGTGGAGTAAACTGCAGGAGGTTTTATCTTCAGTGGAGACCTCCATCAGCTGCAAGCGGTCCTGGGCAGCCCCCATCACAGCTTTGGACCAGGACAAGCACAGAGAGCATCTAAGGGCGGCCCAGGAAAGCAGGGTGAAGGCCACTGAG ATATTAGAGGACATGGAAAAAGTGTTCGGGATTTCATGCCCGTCAGGCCCGTCAAAAGACCAGAATCAGGATTACAAACTGGATCTGGAGAAGCATGACTCTGCTGTCCGAAGCAGCCTTCAGGGTcaccaggaggagcagcagagagcacAAAGCTCCATcggtcagatggaggaggagaggagcaag CTGGTTGGTCTCCATAAATCCTGGAGGTCGGGgagtctctctccctcctacAGATCCCACACTGGGCCTCTCAGTCCAGACTGGGCCTCTCCGCCATTCCCTGGTTCACCTTTACAGAGCAGAAGAACTTCCAGAGCTGTAACCCCTCTGTCCCTGGGTGGAGATGGTTCTCCTCTGGGCTCTGTTCACTCATTCAGTCCTTGTCCGAGCCCTGTCAGCTCAGAGTCAGAGATTGAAAGACTcaacag gtgCATCGAGAGGCTGAAGGCCAGAAATGAGCGTCTGACTGCAGCTCTGGAGCGAAGGAAGGGAGAGTCAGAGCAGATCAGTGTTAAACTGAACAGACTAGAGGCTGACTGCTGTGCTCTGCAGACGGCTCTAAAATACAG CGAGGAGTGTGAAGAGGCCTACAGCGAACTGCTGTCGATTTATGACTCCAAGAAGCAGCAAAGCATTCCAGACTCAGCAG AGAAAGTCGTTGACATGCAGCAGCCCGACAGTCCATCAGATCAGCTCAGGAAAATGGGAACTGAGGAGCTGTCCACCTCCTTCTCAACAGCAGGGGGAATAGAGGAGGCGCAAACACAGAGCCACACAGGACAGAG GATCGCTGAGCAGGTGGAGCGGGAAGCTTTTCTCCTTCAGCAAATTGAGCGCCTGAAGAGGGACCGTGCAGCCATTTGTCCACCAAAGCAAAGTCCAAGAGATGAGGCCAAAATGAGCCCTGAAGTTGGTCACCTGGCTGGAATGAGAGGGGCACCTGTGACGAAAGAAAGCGCCAGACCTCAAGATGCGAAGAAAGAGAAGGCTTCACTCTTCTATGAACTCATTTCTGTCAGG GAGGAGATGTCAGATCTGCGAGCTCTAATCCGTCTCAAAGAGAAAGAACTGAGATGTCTGGAGTGGAGTTTGATGGCCCAGAAGGCGCAGGAAGCAGCCGGAGCTTTTGTTCCAGAAAGCCTCCAAGAGGAGCCGGAGGATCGTACAGCCGAACAACAG AGGCTCTGTGAAAATGCAGCTAACCTGGGCAGTGTCGGGGACATCGCCAGCCCTCGGTCCAGACCCATCCTGAAAGAGCTGCAGGCGGTTCTGCAAAG GGAACAAGCTCTCAAAAAGAGACTGGCGTTAGTCCAGGACTCCCTAAACAGCGCTCTGACAGACAGCACCTCTCACAGGAGAGACAATGGGGAGCACTTTGCTCGGCTAACGCAAGCTCACAG CAAAGCCTTGAGTTCGTATCGGCAGATTCGAAGAAAGTATCGGGAGCAGGTTTGGAGGCTGGAGCAGAAAGTGGCGGCGATGATGGAGAGTCACCAACAGCAGAGTGAAGCCCAGAAAGCTGCGGGGGAGGCAATGGAGTGGAGGAGGGAAGAGACTGTTCTGTGA
- the ushbp1 gene encoding colorectal mutant cancer protein isoform X2 produces MAPIDHLTLDHEGSEPAAYLEPSQAELAQCEAEVGTLLNIIAELNKKMGSLKAPSESGDLRPPGPPGPLVPDLLSHRLARSSPERTTAYASSRTKGGSSVMWSKLQEVLSSVETSISCKRSWAAPITALDQDKHREHLRAAQESRVKATEILEDMEKVFGISCPSGPSKDQNQDYKLDLEKHDSAVRSSLQGHQEEQQRAQSSIGQMEEERSKLVGLHKSWRSGSLSPSYRSHTGPLSPDWASPPFPGSPLQSRRTSRAVTPLSLGGDGSPLGSVHSFSPCPSPVSSESEIERLNRCIERLKARNERLTAALERRKGESEQISVKLNRLEADCCALQTALKYSEECEEAYSELLSIYDSKKQQSIPDSAEKVVDMQQPDSPSDQLRKMGTEELSTSFSTAGGIEEAQTQSHTGQRIAEQVEREAFLLQQIERLKRDRAAICPPKQSPRDEAKMSPEVGHLAGMRGAPVTKESARPQDAKKEKASLFYELISVREEMSDLRALIRLKEKELRCLEWSLMAQKAQEAAGAFVPESLQEEPEDRTAEQQRLCENAANLGSVGDIASPRSRPILKELQAVLQREQALKKRLALVQDSLNSALTDSTSHRRDNGEHFARLTQAHSKALSSYRQIRRKYREQVWRLEQKVAAMMESHQQQSEAQKAAGEAMEWRREETVL; encoded by the exons ATGGCCCCGATAGACCATTTGACCCTTGACCACGAGGGCTCTGAACCAGCAGCATACCTGGAGCCTTCGCAAGCAGAACTGGCACAGTGTGAGGCAGAAGTGGGAACACTGCTCAACATCATCGCTGAACTGAACAAGAAGATGGGCTCTTTAAAAGCTCCAAG TGAATCAGGGGATCTGAGACCCCCAGGACCACCTGGGCCTCTAGTTCCTGACCTTTTGTCCCACAGACTGGCTAGAAGCAGCCCAGAGAGGACCACTGCATATGCAAGCAGCCGAACAAAAG gGGGCAGTAGTGTAATGTGGAGTAAACTGCAGGAGGTTTTATCTTCAGTGGAGACCTCCATCAGCTGCAAGCGGTCCTGGGCAGCCCCCATCACAGCTTTGGACCAGGACAAGCACAGAGAGCATCTAAGGGCGGCCCAGGAAAGCAGGGTGAAGGCCACTGAG ATATTAGAGGACATGGAAAAAGTGTTCGGGATTTCATGCCCGTCAGGCCCGTCAAAAGACCAGAATCAGGATTACAAACTGGATCTGGAGAAGCATGACTCTGCTGTCCGAAGCAGCCTTCAGGGTcaccaggaggagcagcagagagcacAAAGCTCCATcggtcagatggaggaggagaggagcaag CTGGTTGGTCTCCATAAATCCTGGAGGTCGGGgagtctctctccctcctacAGATCCCACACTGGGCCTCTCAGTCCAGACTGGGCCTCTCCGCCATTCCCTGGTTCACCTTTACAGAGCAGAAGAACTTCCAGAGCTGTAACCCCTCTGTCCCTGGGTGGAGATGGTTCTCCTCTGGGCTCTGTTCACTCATTCAGTCCTTGTCCGAGCCCTGTCAGCTCAGAGTCAGAGATTGAAAGACTcaacag gtgCATCGAGAGGCTGAAGGCCAGAAATGAGCGTCTGACTGCAGCTCTGGAGCGAAGGAAGGGAGAGTCAGAGCAGATCAGTGTTAAACTGAACAGACTAGAGGCTGACTGCTGTGCTCTGCAGACGGCTCTAAAATACAG CGAGGAGTGTGAAGAGGCCTACAGCGAACTGCTGTCGATTTATGACTCCAAGAAGCAGCAAAGCATTCCAGACTCAGCAG AGAAAGTCGTTGACATGCAGCAGCCCGACAGTCCATCAGATCAGCTCAGGAAAATGGGAACTGAGGAGCTGTCCACCTCCTTCTCAACAGCAGGGGGAATAGAGGAGGCGCAAACACAGAGCCACACAGGACAGAG GATCGCTGAGCAGGTGGAGCGGGAAGCTTTTCTCCTTCAGCAAATTGAGCGCCTGAAGAGGGACCGTGCAGCCATTTGTCCACCAAAGCAAAGTCCAAGAGATGAGGCCAAAATGAGCCCTGAAGTTGGTCACCTGGCTGGAATGAGAGGGGCACCTGTGACGAAAGAAAGCGCCAGACCTCAAGATGCGAAGAAAGAGAAGGCTTCACTCTTCTATGAACTCATTTCTGTCAGG GAGGAGATGTCAGATCTGCGAGCTCTAATCCGTCTCAAAGAGAAAGAACTGAGATGTCTGGAGTGGAGTTTGATGGCCCAGAAGGCGCAGGAAGCAGCCGGAGCTTTTGTTCCAGAAAGCCTCCAAGAGGAGCCGGAGGATCGTACAGCCGAACAACAG AGGCTCTGTGAAAATGCAGCTAACCTGGGCAGTGTCGGGGACATCGCCAGCCCTCGGTCCAGACCCATCCTGAAAGAGCTGCAGGCGGTTCTGCAAAG GGAACAAGCTCTCAAAAAGAGACTGGCGTTAGTCCAGGACTCCCTAAACAGCGCTCTGACAGACAGCACCTCTCACAGGAGAGACAATGGGGAGCACTTTGCTCGGCTAACGCAAGCTCACAG CAAAGCCTTGAGTTCGTATCGGCAGATTCGAAGAAAGTATCGGGAGCAGGTTTGGAGGCTGGAGCAGAAAGTGGCGGCGATGATGGAGAGTCACCAACAGCAGAGTGAAGCCCAGAAAGCTGCGGGGGAGGCAATGGAGTGGAGGAGGGAAGAGACTGTTCTGTGA
- the nr2f6b gene encoding nuclear receptor subfamily 2 group F member 6b isoform X2 yields the protein MAMVSGGWGNPNGDTNGLGEKAYLRREEDDGSPQAGSSDVDVGDEDKSCVVDCVVCGDKSSGKHYGVFTCEGCKSFFKRSIRRNLNYSCRSNRECQIDQHHRNQCQYCRLKKCFRVGMRKEVQRGRIPPAHTGISPNSMAGGVGGPVPGHIGADYFNGQPVSELISQLLRAEPYPNSRYGTPYSQAQMQASASGASVMGIDSICELAARLLFSTIEWARNIPYFPELPVSEQVALLRLSWSELFILNAAQSALPLHMAPLLAAAGFHSSPMSAERVVSFMDQVRVFQDQVDKLNRLQVDSAEYSCLKAIALFSPDACGLTDPAHVESLQEKAQVALTEYERLQYPNQPQRFGRLLLRLPALRAVPANLISQLFFMRLVGKTPIETLIRDMQLSGSSISWPYVPGQ from the exons ATGGCCATGGTGAGCGGGGGATGGGGCAACCCCAACGGGGACACTAATGGACTGGGGGAGAAGGCTTAcctgaggagggaggaagatgaCGGCTCGCCTCAGGCTGGGAGCAGCGATGTGGACGTCGGGGACGAGGACAAGTCCTGCGTGGTGGACTGTGTGGTGTGCGGGGACAAGTCCAGCGGGAAGCACTACGGTGTGTTCACCTGTGAGGGCTGCAAGAGCTTCTTCAAGAGGAGCATCAGGAGAAACCTCAACTACTCCTGCAG ATCAAATCGAGAATGCCAAATCGATCAGCATCACCGCAACCAGTGCCAATACTGTCGTCTGAAGAAATGTTTCCGTGTTGGAATGCGCAAAGAAG tCCAGCGAGGGCGCATCCCTCCAGCTCACACAGGTATCAGTCCAAACTCCATGGCAGGAGGAGTTGGTGGACCAGTACCAGGTCACATTGGGGCGGACTACTTCAACGGACAGCCAGTGTCAGAACTCATCTCCCAGCTCCTCCGGGCTGAGCCGTACCCTAACAGCCGCTACGGGACCCCTTACAGTCAGGCACAAATGCAGGCGTCTGCGAGCGGAGCCTCCGTCATGGGCATCGACAGTATCTGTGAGCTGGCCGCCCGGCTCCTCTTCAGCACCATCGAGTGGGCCAGAAACATCCCATACTTCCCAGAGCTTCCAGTCTCAGAGCAG GTGGCGCTGTTGAGGCTGAGCTGGAGTGAGCTCTTCATCCTGAATGCAGCTCAGTCTGCCTTGCCTCTACACATGGCTCCTCTGCTGGCAGCTGCCGGGTTTCACTCGTCCCCCATGTCGGCTGAGCGTGTCGTGTCCTTCATGGACCAGGTCCGGGTTTTCCAGGACCAGGTGGACAAGCTGAACCGGCTCCAGGTGGACTCAGCTGAGTACAGCTGCCTCAAAGCCATTGCACTGTTTTCACCAG ATGCATGTGGGCTGACTGACCCGGCCCATGTAGAGTCCCTGCAGGAGAAGGCCCAGGTCGCCCTGACAGAGTACGAGAGGTTACAGTACCCAAATCAGCCTCAGCGCTTTGGCCGCCTCTTGCTGCGCCTACCGGCTCTACGAGCTGTGCCAGCAAACCTCATCTCCCAGCTCTTCTTCATGAGACTGGTGGGCAAGACGCCTATCGAGACGCTGATCCGAGACATGCAGCTATCAGGGAGCTCCATCAGCTGGCCCTACGTACCAGGACAGTAA
- the nr2f6b gene encoding nuclear receptor subfamily 2 group F member 6b isoform X1 has translation MAMVSGGWGNPNGDTNGLGEKAYLRREEDDGSPQAGSSDVDVGDEDKSCVVDCVVCGDKSSGKHYGVFTCEGCKSFFKRSIRRNLNYSCRSNRECQIDQHHRNQCQYCRLKKCFRVGMRKEAVQRGRIPPAHTGISPNSMAGGVGGPVPGHIGADYFNGQPVSELISQLLRAEPYPNSRYGTPYSQAQMQASASGASVMGIDSICELAARLLFSTIEWARNIPYFPELPVSEQVALLRLSWSELFILNAAQSALPLHMAPLLAAAGFHSSPMSAERVVSFMDQVRVFQDQVDKLNRLQVDSAEYSCLKAIALFSPDACGLTDPAHVESLQEKAQVALTEYERLQYPNQPQRFGRLLLRLPALRAVPANLISQLFFMRLVGKTPIETLIRDMQLSGSSISWPYVPGQ, from the exons ATGGCCATGGTGAGCGGGGGATGGGGCAACCCCAACGGGGACACTAATGGACTGGGGGAGAAGGCTTAcctgaggagggaggaagatgaCGGCTCGCCTCAGGCTGGGAGCAGCGATGTGGACGTCGGGGACGAGGACAAGTCCTGCGTGGTGGACTGTGTGGTGTGCGGGGACAAGTCCAGCGGGAAGCACTACGGTGTGTTCACCTGTGAGGGCTGCAAGAGCTTCTTCAAGAGGAGCATCAGGAGAAACCTCAACTACTCCTGCAG ATCAAATCGAGAATGCCAAATCGATCAGCATCACCGCAACCAGTGCCAATACTGTCGTCTGAAGAAATGTTTCCGTGTTGGAATGCGCAAAGAAG cagtCCAGCGAGGGCGCATCCCTCCAGCTCACACAGGTATCAGTCCAAACTCCATGGCAGGAGGAGTTGGTGGACCAGTACCAGGTCACATTGGGGCGGACTACTTCAACGGACAGCCAGTGTCAGAACTCATCTCCCAGCTCCTCCGGGCTGAGCCGTACCCTAACAGCCGCTACGGGACCCCTTACAGTCAGGCACAAATGCAGGCGTCTGCGAGCGGAGCCTCCGTCATGGGCATCGACAGTATCTGTGAGCTGGCCGCCCGGCTCCTCTTCAGCACCATCGAGTGGGCCAGAAACATCCCATACTTCCCAGAGCTTCCAGTCTCAGAGCAG GTGGCGCTGTTGAGGCTGAGCTGGAGTGAGCTCTTCATCCTGAATGCAGCTCAGTCTGCCTTGCCTCTACACATGGCTCCTCTGCTGGCAGCTGCCGGGTTTCACTCGTCCCCCATGTCGGCTGAGCGTGTCGTGTCCTTCATGGACCAGGTCCGGGTTTTCCAGGACCAGGTGGACAAGCTGAACCGGCTCCAGGTGGACTCAGCTGAGTACAGCTGCCTCAAAGCCATTGCACTGTTTTCACCAG ATGCATGTGGGCTGACTGACCCGGCCCATGTAGAGTCCCTGCAGGAGAAGGCCCAGGTCGCCCTGACAGAGTACGAGAGGTTACAGTACCCAAATCAGCCTCAGCGCTTTGGCCGCCTCTTGCTGCGCCTACCGGCTCTACGAGCTGTGCCAGCAAACCTCATCTCCCAGCTCTTCTTCATGAGACTGGTGGGCAAGACGCCTATCGAGACGCTGATCCGAGACATGCAGCTATCAGGGAGCTCCATCAGCTGGCCCTACGTACCAGGACAGTAA